A portion of the Gasterosteus aculeatus chromosome 12, fGasAcu3.hap1.1, whole genome shotgun sequence genome contains these proteins:
- the LOC120834929 gene encoding hexokinase HKDC1 isoform X2, protein MFVVHIVASFFSKLQEDPTKKVDRFLYAMHLHDDQLSDISARFQAEMKKGLSVESNAAAALKMLPTHVRSTPDGSEKGEFLALDLGGSRFKVLQVKVGEATGIKKGGVEMVEKTYPTPEELHLGRATELFDHVSESLKDFLHEKNISLERKHPLAFTFSFPCEQSTLNQGLLLNWTKNFRAGGLQGKDVVQALRGALDRIGGVDVEVLAMVNDTVATMMTCGFDDQQCEVGLIIGTGTNACYMEELRHIDLVEGDEGRMCVNTEWGAFGDDGALKDYVTEFDRDLDAASNNPGKQILEKMVGGMYLGELVRLVVLKMAKLGLLFKGQVSKALRTKGTITTEHVAAMEEYKNGLNNTRDLLMGLDLIPTFDDCVAVQHVSTIVSFRSSNLVSAGLAAILTRIMENRNLRKLRITVGVDGTVYKMHPQYPKRLHKVVRRLLPECHVRFVLSDSGSSKGAALVSAVAQRLASRRRQVDGMLSPFRLSQEQLRLVKTRMRTALEAGLKSKGSSAVKMLPSFVYRTPDGTEHGKYLALHLGETNFRASLVKFKQGLQHNSRLYNKMYTIPLEIKQGSGEELFDYIAQCVGDFLDYMGMKKARLPAGFTFSFPCEHTAVDKCTLVSWNKGFKATDCEGRDVVSMLREAIKRRNEFDLDVAAVVNDTVATMMSCAYEDPRCEIGLIVGTGCNVCYMEELKNIEKNERKTGERGKGTPEGEEEEDDGRGSERAEGRAGILKMCINTEWGGLGDDGSLDDIITPHDIEVDQHSLNPAKQRFEKLTSGMYLGEVVRQVLLDLTRGGLLFRGQVSEALKTPGIFRSNYLSQMESDRLALLQVRTILQQLGLGSSCDDSIIVKEVCGAVSRRAAQLCGAGMAAVVDKIRENRGLDHLNISIGVDGTLYKLHPHFSGILQETVRVLAPQCTVTFLPSEGSGKGAALITAVARQKLETSHD, encoded by the exons ATGTTTGTCGTTCATATCGTTGCCTCGTTCTTCTCCAAACTCCAAGAGGATCCCACAAAGAAG GTGGACAGGTTTCTGTACGCCATGCATCTCCATGACGACCAGCTAAGTGACATCTCAGCCCGTTTCCAGGCTGAGATGAAGAAGGGCCTTTCAGTGGAGAGCAACGCCGCAGCAGCGTTAAAGATGCTGCCAACACACGTCCGCTCCACCCCCGATGGATCAG AGAAAGGGGAGTTTCTGGCGTTGGATCTCGGAGGCTCCAGGTTTAAGGTGCTCCAAGTTAAAGTGGGAGAGGCCACGGGTATTAAGAAGGGAGGAGTGGAGATGGTGGAGAAGACCTACCCCACACCTGAGGAGCTGCACCTCGGGAGAGCAACAGAG ctatTTGACCATGTGTCCGAGTCTCTAAAGGACTTTCTACATGAGAAGAACATCAGTTTGGAGAGGAAACATCCCCTAGCCTTTACTTTCTCTTTCCCCTGTGAACAATCCACCTTAAATCAG gGATTATTGTTAAACTGGACAAAGAACTTCCGGGCTGGAGGCCTTCAGGGTAAAGATGTGGTCCAGGCCCTCAGAGGGGCATTAGACAGAATTGGG GGTGTGGACGTAGAGGTATTGGCCATGGTTAATGACACCGTCGCAACTATGATGACCTGCGGTTTTGATGACCAGCAGTGTGAAGTCGGTCTCATTATTG GTACTGGCACCAATGCGTGCTACATGGAGGAGCTACGTCACATTGACTTGGTGGAGGGGGACGAGGGCCGCATGTGTGTGAACACGGAGTGGGGAGCCTTTGGAGACGACGGAGCTCTGAAGGATTACGTCACAGAGTTTGACAGGGATTTGGACGCAGCCTCCAACAACCCAGGAAAACAAAT CCTGGAGAAGATGGTCGGTGGGATGTATCTGGGCGAGCTAGTAAGGCTGGTTGTATTAAAGATGGCGAAGCTCGGGCTGCTGTTTAAGGGACAGGTGTCTAAGGCCTTGAGGACTAAAGGGACAATAACCACTGAACATGTAGCGGCCATGGAGGA GTACAAAAATGGTCTGAACAACACCAGAGACCTTCTCATGGGTCTCGATTTGATCCCGACGTTTGATGACTGCGTTGCTGTTCAACACGTCAGCACCATAGTGTCCTTCAGGTCCTCGAATCTGGTGTCAGCAGGACTGGCTGCCATCTTGACCCGAATTATGGAAAACCGCAATTTGAGGAAATTAAGGATCACTGTAGGTGTGGATGGAACTGTGTACAAGATGCATCCACA GTATCCTAAACGTCTCCATAAAGTAGTGCGGCGGCTGCTCCCCGAGTGCCACGTCAGGTTTGTCCTCTCCGACAGCGGAAGCAGCAAAGGAGCGGCGTTGGTCTCGGCCGTGGCCCAGCGGCTGGCTTCACGAAGGCGACAG GTGGACGGGATGCTGTCACCTTTCAGACTGAGCCAGGAGCAGCTCCGGTTGGTGAAGACCCGGATGAGGACGGCGCTTGAAGCAGGACTGAAGAGCAAAGGCTCCTCTGCTGTCAAGATGCTGCCTTCTTTTGTTTACCGTACACCTGATGGCACAG AGCACGGAAAGTACCTGGCGTTGCATCTGGGAGAAACAAACTTCCGAGCATCGCTTGTGAAGTTCAAACAAGGTCTGCAACATAACTCTCGACTCTACAACAAGATGTACACCATACCCCTGGAGATAAAGCAGGGGAGTGGAGAGGAG tTGTTTGATTACATAGCTCAGTGTGTAGGAGACTTCCTGGACTACATGGGCATGAAGAAGGCTCGTCTTCCTGCGGGCTTCACCTTCTCTTTCCCCTGCGAGCACACAGCTGTTGACAAG TGCACATTGGTGAGCTGGAACAAAGGTTTTAAAGCCACAGACTGTGAAGGACGCGATGTTGTCAGCATGCTGAGGGAAGCCATCAAGAGACGCAAC GAGTTTGACTTGGACGTGGCTGCAGTAGTCAACGACACAGTGGCGACTATGATGAGCTGTGCCTATGAGGACCCTCGATGTGAGATTGGACTGATCGTTG GAACTGGCTGTAATGTCTGTTACATGGAGGAGTTGAAGAACATCGAGAAGAATGAACGAAAGacaggagaaagaggaaaggggacgcccgaaggagaggaggaagag GATGATGGGAGGGGAAGCGAGAGAGCGGAGGGCCGTGCTGGCATACTGAAGATGTGCATAAACACAGAGTGGGGAGGTCTGGGGGACGACGGCTCTctagatgacatcatcacacctCACGACATCGAGGTGGACCAACACTCCCTGAACCCTGCGAAACAACG GTTTGAAAAGCTGACAAGTGGGATGTATTTAGGAGAAGTTGTTCGCCAGGTGTTGTTGGATTTAACCAGAGGAGGATTACTCTTTAGAGGACAAGTCTCTGAAGCTTTAAAAACACCAGGAATATTCCGAAGCAATTACCTCTCACAAATGGAGAG TGACCGCCTGGCCCTGCTGCAGGTCAGAACTATTCTCCAACAACTGGGCCTCGGCAGCAGCTGTGATGACAGCATTATTGTCAAAGAg GTATGTGGGGCAGTGTCACGTCGTGCAGCTCAGCTGTGTGGGGCGGGAATGGCGGCCGTGGTCGATAAGATCAGAGAAAACCGAGGACTGGACCATCTGAACATCAGTATAGGGGTGGACGGGACACTCTACAAACTGCATCCACA TTTCTCTGGCATCCTCCAAGAGACTGTCAGAGTTTTGGCTCCTCAGTGTACTGTGACCTTCCTGCCATCAGAAGGCAGCGGGAAGGGTGCTGCACTTATTACAGCTGTGGCCCGACAGAAGCTGGAGACTTCACAtgactga
- the LOC120834929 gene encoding hexokinase HKDC1 isoform X1 — protein sequence MFVVHIVASFFSKLQEDPTKKVDRFLYAMHLHDDQLSDISARFQAEMKKGLSVESNAAAALKMLPTHVRSTPDGSEKGEFLALDLGGSRFKVLQVKVGEATGIKKGGVEMVEKTYPTPEELHLGRATELFDHVSESLKDFLHEKNISLERKHPLAFTFSFPCEQSTLNQGLLLNWTKNFRAGGLQGKDVVQALRGALDRIGGVDVEVLAMVNDTVATMMTCGFDDQQCEVGLIIGTGTNACYMEELRHIDLVEGDEGRMCVNTEWGAFGDDGALKDYVTEFDRDLDAASNNPGKQILEKMVGGMYLGELVRLVVLKMAKLGLLFKGQVSKALRTKGTITTEHVAAMEEYKNGLNNTRDLLMGLDLIPTFDDCVAVQHVSTIVSFRSSNLVSAGLAAILTRIMENRNLRKLRITVGVDGTVYKMHPQYPKRLHKVVRRLLPECHVRFVLSDSGSSKGAALVSAVAQRLASRRRQVDGMLSPFRLSQEQLRLVKTRMRTALEAGLKSKGSSAVKMLPSFVYRTPDGTEHGKYLALHLGETNFRASLVKFKQGLQHNSRLYNKMYTIPLEIKQGSGEELFDYIAQCVGDFLDYMGMKKARLPAGFTFSFPCEHTAVDKCTLVSWNKGFKATDCEGRDVVSMLREAIKRRNEFDLDVAAVVNDTVATMMSCAYEDPRCEIGLIVGTGCNVCYMEELKNIEKNERKTGERGKGTPEGEEEEQDDGRGSERAEGRAGILKMCINTEWGGLGDDGSLDDIITPHDIEVDQHSLNPAKQRFEKLTSGMYLGEVVRQVLLDLTRGGLLFRGQVSEALKTPGIFRSNYLSQMESDRLALLQVRTILQQLGLGSSCDDSIIVKEVCGAVSRRAAQLCGAGMAAVVDKIRENRGLDHLNISIGVDGTLYKLHPHFSGILQETVRVLAPQCTVTFLPSEGSGKGAALITAVARQKLETSHD from the exons ATGTTTGTCGTTCATATCGTTGCCTCGTTCTTCTCCAAACTCCAAGAGGATCCCACAAAGAAG GTGGACAGGTTTCTGTACGCCATGCATCTCCATGACGACCAGCTAAGTGACATCTCAGCCCGTTTCCAGGCTGAGATGAAGAAGGGCCTTTCAGTGGAGAGCAACGCCGCAGCAGCGTTAAAGATGCTGCCAACACACGTCCGCTCCACCCCCGATGGATCAG AGAAAGGGGAGTTTCTGGCGTTGGATCTCGGAGGCTCCAGGTTTAAGGTGCTCCAAGTTAAAGTGGGAGAGGCCACGGGTATTAAGAAGGGAGGAGTGGAGATGGTGGAGAAGACCTACCCCACACCTGAGGAGCTGCACCTCGGGAGAGCAACAGAG ctatTTGACCATGTGTCCGAGTCTCTAAAGGACTTTCTACATGAGAAGAACATCAGTTTGGAGAGGAAACATCCCCTAGCCTTTACTTTCTCTTTCCCCTGTGAACAATCCACCTTAAATCAG gGATTATTGTTAAACTGGACAAAGAACTTCCGGGCTGGAGGCCTTCAGGGTAAAGATGTGGTCCAGGCCCTCAGAGGGGCATTAGACAGAATTGGG GGTGTGGACGTAGAGGTATTGGCCATGGTTAATGACACCGTCGCAACTATGATGACCTGCGGTTTTGATGACCAGCAGTGTGAAGTCGGTCTCATTATTG GTACTGGCACCAATGCGTGCTACATGGAGGAGCTACGTCACATTGACTTGGTGGAGGGGGACGAGGGCCGCATGTGTGTGAACACGGAGTGGGGAGCCTTTGGAGACGACGGAGCTCTGAAGGATTACGTCACAGAGTTTGACAGGGATTTGGACGCAGCCTCCAACAACCCAGGAAAACAAAT CCTGGAGAAGATGGTCGGTGGGATGTATCTGGGCGAGCTAGTAAGGCTGGTTGTATTAAAGATGGCGAAGCTCGGGCTGCTGTTTAAGGGACAGGTGTCTAAGGCCTTGAGGACTAAAGGGACAATAACCACTGAACATGTAGCGGCCATGGAGGA GTACAAAAATGGTCTGAACAACACCAGAGACCTTCTCATGGGTCTCGATTTGATCCCGACGTTTGATGACTGCGTTGCTGTTCAACACGTCAGCACCATAGTGTCCTTCAGGTCCTCGAATCTGGTGTCAGCAGGACTGGCTGCCATCTTGACCCGAATTATGGAAAACCGCAATTTGAGGAAATTAAGGATCACTGTAGGTGTGGATGGAACTGTGTACAAGATGCATCCACA GTATCCTAAACGTCTCCATAAAGTAGTGCGGCGGCTGCTCCCCGAGTGCCACGTCAGGTTTGTCCTCTCCGACAGCGGAAGCAGCAAAGGAGCGGCGTTGGTCTCGGCCGTGGCCCAGCGGCTGGCTTCACGAAGGCGACAG GTGGACGGGATGCTGTCACCTTTCAGACTGAGCCAGGAGCAGCTCCGGTTGGTGAAGACCCGGATGAGGACGGCGCTTGAAGCAGGACTGAAGAGCAAAGGCTCCTCTGCTGTCAAGATGCTGCCTTCTTTTGTTTACCGTACACCTGATGGCACAG AGCACGGAAAGTACCTGGCGTTGCATCTGGGAGAAACAAACTTCCGAGCATCGCTTGTGAAGTTCAAACAAGGTCTGCAACATAACTCTCGACTCTACAACAAGATGTACACCATACCCCTGGAGATAAAGCAGGGGAGTGGAGAGGAG tTGTTTGATTACATAGCTCAGTGTGTAGGAGACTTCCTGGACTACATGGGCATGAAGAAGGCTCGTCTTCCTGCGGGCTTCACCTTCTCTTTCCCCTGCGAGCACACAGCTGTTGACAAG TGCACATTGGTGAGCTGGAACAAAGGTTTTAAAGCCACAGACTGTGAAGGACGCGATGTTGTCAGCATGCTGAGGGAAGCCATCAAGAGACGCAAC GAGTTTGACTTGGACGTGGCTGCAGTAGTCAACGACACAGTGGCGACTATGATGAGCTGTGCCTATGAGGACCCTCGATGTGAGATTGGACTGATCGTTG GAACTGGCTGTAATGTCTGTTACATGGAGGAGTTGAAGAACATCGAGAAGAATGAACGAAAGacaggagaaagaggaaaggggacgcccgaaggagaggaggaagag CAGGATGATGGGAGGGGAAGCGAGAGAGCGGAGGGCCGTGCTGGCATACTGAAGATGTGCATAAACACAGAGTGGGGAGGTCTGGGGGACGACGGCTCTctagatgacatcatcacacctCACGACATCGAGGTGGACCAACACTCCCTGAACCCTGCGAAACAACG GTTTGAAAAGCTGACAAGTGGGATGTATTTAGGAGAAGTTGTTCGCCAGGTGTTGTTGGATTTAACCAGAGGAGGATTACTCTTTAGAGGACAAGTCTCTGAAGCTTTAAAAACACCAGGAATATTCCGAAGCAATTACCTCTCACAAATGGAGAG TGACCGCCTGGCCCTGCTGCAGGTCAGAACTATTCTCCAACAACTGGGCCTCGGCAGCAGCTGTGATGACAGCATTATTGTCAAAGAg GTATGTGGGGCAGTGTCACGTCGTGCAGCTCAGCTGTGTGGGGCGGGAATGGCGGCCGTGGTCGATAAGATCAGAGAAAACCGAGGACTGGACCATCTGAACATCAGTATAGGGGTGGACGGGACACTCTACAAACTGCATCCACA TTTCTCTGGCATCCTCCAAGAGACTGTCAGAGTTTTGGCTCCTCAGTGTACTGTGACCTTCCTGCCATCAGAAGGCAGCGGGAAGGGTGCTGCACTTATTACAGCTGTGGCCCGACAGAAGCTGGAGACTTCACAtgactga
- the LOC120834924 gene encoding hexokinase-1: protein MIAAQLLAYYFTELKDDQVKKIDKYLYSMRFSDETLKEITQRFRMELVKGLGRDTNPTASLKMLPTFVQSIPDGSEKGDFIALDLGGSNFRILRVRVSHEKKQTVQMESQIYDTPEDIVHGSGTRLFDHVAECLGDFMEKHSIKDKKLPVGLTFSFPCQQTKLDEGVLITWTKRFKASGVEGMDVVKLLNKAIKKRGDYDADIMAVVNDTVGTMMTCGFDDQRCEVGIIIGTGTNACYMEELRHIDLVEGDEGRMCVNTEWGAFGDDGRLEDIRTEFDREIDRGSLNPGKQLFEKMVSGMYLGELVRLILVKMAREGLLFEGRITPDLLTRGRIETKQISAIEKSKEGLNKAREILTSIGVEPSDDDCIAVQHVCAIVSFRSANLIAASLAGILLRLKENKGVARLRTTVGIDGSLYKMHPQYARRLHKTVRRLVPDADIRFLLSESGSGKGAAMVTAVAYRLAEHSREITQTLSEFRLTTEQLLEVKKRMKIEIQNGLSKSTQEAATVKMLPTFVHSTPDGSEHGDFLALDLGGTNFRVLLVKIRSGKRRTVEMHNKIYSIPLEVMTGTGEELFDHIVQCISDFLDYMGMKNTRLPLGFTFSFPCRQTSLDAGVLVTWTKGFKATDCEGEDVVGLLREAIKRREEFDLDVVAVVNDTVGTMMTCAYEEPTCEIGLIAGTGSNACYMEEMRNIEMIDGEEGRMCVNMEWGAFGDNGCLDDIRTDYDRAVDDFSLNSGKQRYEKMCSGMYLGEIVRNILIDMTKRGFLFRGQISETLKTRGIFETKFLSQIESDRLALLQVRSILQHLGLDSTCDDSIIVKEVCGAVSRRAAQLCGAGMAAVVDKIRENRGLDHLNITVGVDGTLYKLHPHFSKIMHQTVIDLAPQCNVNFLLSEDGSGKGAALITAVGCRLRRELNGK from the exons ATGATTGCGGCCCAGCTACTCGCCTATTACTTCACTGAACTCAAGGATGATCAGGTCAAAAAG ATCGATAAGTACCTGTACTCCATGCGTTTCTCTGATGAAACGTTGAAGGAGATCACCCAGCGGTTTCGGATGGAGCTGGTCAAAGGACTGGGGCGGGACACGAACCCCACTGCCTCGTTGAAAATGCTGCCAACCTTTGTGCAGTCCATCCCTGATGGCTCAG AGAAGGGCGACTTCATTGCGTTGGATTTGGGCGGCAGTAACTTCCGGATCCTCCGCGTCAGAGTGAGCCACGAGAAGAAACAGACCGTTCAGATGGAGAGTCAGATCTATGACACACCAGAAGACATCGTGCACGGAAGTGGAACAAGA CTGTTCGACCATGTTGCAGAGTGTCTCGGTGACTTCATGGAGAAACACAGCATCAAAGACAAGAAACTCCCAGTTGGGTTGACCTTTTCCTTCCCCTGCCAGCAGACTAAACTGGATGAG GGCGTTCTGATCACGTGGACGAAGCGTTTCAAAGCCAGTGGGGTGGAGGGAATGGATGTCGTCAAACTCCTCAACAAAGCCATAAAGAAGCGAGGA gaCTACGACGCTGACATCATGGCGGTGGTGAACGACACGGTTGGAACGATGATGACCTGTGGTTTCGATGACCAGCGCTGTGAAGTTGGCATTATTATCG GTACGGGGACCAATGCGTGCTACATGGAGGAGCTGCGTCACATTGACCTGGTGGAGGGAGACGAAGGCAGGATGTGTGTGAACACTGAGTGGGGGGCCTTTGGAGACGACGGCAGGCTGGAGGACATCAGGACGGAGTTTGACAGAGAGATAGACAGAGGCTCTCTCAACCCTGGCAAACAGCT ATTTGAAAAGATGGTCAGCGGCATGTACCTGGGCGAGCTGGTTCGTCTCATCCTGGTGAAGATGGCCAGAGAAGGCCTGCTGTTCGAGGGCAGAATCACTCCGGATCTTctcactcgagggaggattgaGACGAAACAAATCTCCGCCATAGAGAA GAGCAAGGAGGGGTTGAACAAGGCCAGAGAGATTTTAACCAGTATTGGAGTGGAGCCCTCAGACGATGACTGTATCGctgtgcagcat gtTTGTGCCATCGTGTCTTTCCGCTCTGCCAACCTGATAGCGGCCTCGCTGGCCGGCATCCTGCTGAGGCTAAAGGAGAACAAAGGCGTGGCGCGACTCCGGACCACTGTAGGGATCGACGGATCGCTATACAAAATGCACCCGCA ATACGCCCGTCGTCTTCATAAGACAGTCCGTCGTTTGGTCCCGGACGCTGATATCCGATTCCTCCTGTCGGAGAGCGGCAGTGGAAAAGGAGCCGCTATGGTGACGGCTGTCGCCTACCGACTCGCCGAACACTCCCGGGAAATTACCCAAACGCTGTCTGAATTCCGCCTGACGACAGAACAACTGCTGGAG GTAAAGAAGAGAATGAAGATCGAGATCCAAAATGGCCTTTCAAAAAGCACCCAGGAAGCTGCCACTGTCAAAATGCTGCCGACCTTTGTGCACAGCACTCCTGATGGCTCAG AACATGGCGATTTCCTGGCTTTGGATTTGGGAGGAACCAACTTCAGGGTTCTTTTGGTCAAGATTCGCTCTGGCAAGAGGAGAACAGTGGAGATGCACAACAAGATCTACTCTATTCCTTTAGAGGTGATGACGGGCACGGGAGAGGAG TTGTTCGATCACATTGTGCAGTGCATCAGTGACTTCCTGGACTACATGGGGATGAAGAACACTCGTCTTCCTCTGGGCTTCACCTTCTCCTTCCCGTGCAGACAGACCAGCCTGGATGCT gGCGTCCTTGTGACGTGGACCAAGGGCTTCAAGGCGACAGACTGTGAAGGAGAAGATGTGGTGGGTTTGTTGAGGGAGGCCATCAAGAGGAGAGAG GAATTTGATCTGGATGTTGTGGCCGTAGTGAACGACACAGTGGGAACCATGATGACGTGTGCCTACGAAGAGCCCACCTGTGAGATTGGACTAATTGCTG GCACTGGCAGCAACGCGTGTTacatggaggagatgaggaataTTGAGATGATTGATGGAGAGGAGGGCCGGATGTGTGTCAACATGGAGTGGGGGGCTTTCGGAGACAACGGATGTCTTGATGACATTAGGACAGATTATGATCGGGCTGTGGATGACTTCTCCCTCAATTCAGGCAAACAAAG ATATGAGAAAATGTGCAGCGGCATGTATCTCGGGGAAATTGTGCGAAACATCCTAATAGATATGACCAAGAGGGGATTCCTGTTCAGAGGACAGATTTCTGAAACGCTGAAGACAAGAGGCATCTTCGAGACAAAGTTCCTCTCACAGATAGAGAG tgACCGATTGGCTTTACTTCAAGTGAGATCCATCCTGCAGCACTTGGGGCTGGATAGCACCTGTGATGACAGTATCATTGTTAAAGAG GTATGTGGGGCAGTGTCGCGTCGTGCAGCTCAGCTGTGTGGGGCGGGAATGGCGGCCGTGGTCGATAAGATCAGAGAAAACCGAGGACTGGACCATCTGAACATCACTGTAGGGGTGGACGGGACACTCTACAAACTGCATCCACA TTTCTCTAAGATCATGCACCAGACGGTGATCGACTTAGCTCCTCAGTGCAACGTCAACTTCCTGCTGTCGGAGGACGGAAGTGGGAAAGGAGCTGCTCTCATCACAGCGGTGGGCTGCCGACTGAGACGGGAGCTGAACGGCAAATAG